The Arachis hypogaea cultivar Tifrunner chromosome 14, arahy.Tifrunner.gnm2.J5K5, whole genome shotgun sequence genome has a segment encoding these proteins:
- the LOC112798255 gene encoding uncharacterized protein: protein MNCYNLQQNAFAAGEELRGSLPITDQNSPVFCPKPRRVAVLNMPLRPFRWHSSQQAEISDSKAGADLLDIILKQEGNGEEFANQVASSPPYFCGSPPVRAANPLIQDAQFGDEKQAPISTILSPLGLASPSSASHKGGCVRMKFGLKPAAVRVEGFNCLGRDRQNSSIPAVA from the exons ATGAATTGTTATAATCTTCAGCAGAACGCCTTCGCAGCCGGTGAAGAGTTGAGAGGTTCTCTCCCCATTACCGACCAGAATAGCCCGGTTTTTTGCCCTAAGCCACGCCGAGTTGCGGTGTTGAACATGCCGCTAAGGCCCTTTAGATGGCATTCAAG TCAACAAGCTGAGatttctgattcaaaggctggGGCAGATCTACTTGACATTATTCTCAAGCAG GAGGGTAATGGGGAAGAATTTGCAAACCAGGTGGCCTCATCTCCTCCATATTTTTGTGGCTCCCCACCAGTTCGGGCTGCGAATCCCTTGATCCAAGATGCTCAATTTGGAGATGAAAAGCAGGCTCCTATATCTACAATTTTGTCACCATTAGGTTTAGCGTCTCCATCTTCAGCTTCTCACAAAGGAGGGTGTGTTAGGATGAAGTTTGGACTCAAACCGGCCGCAGTGAGGGTAGAAGGATTCAATTGCCTCGGCAGGGATCGCCAGAATTCCAGCATCCCAGCCGTCGCCTAA
- the LOC112798257 gene encoding ribulose bisphosphate carboxylase small subunit, chloroplastic isoform X2, giving the protein MATSMISSPAVTTVSRASPAQANMVAPFTGLKSLAGFPVTRKANNDITSVANNGGRVQCMQVWPPVGKKKFETLSYLPDLTDEQLRKEVDYLLRKGWVPCLEFELEVSFMALSTVRITDHPDTMTDATGPCGSCLCSAAPTPVRSSRSFRRPRQPTHLPSSVSSDSTTFAKCSASVSLPTSPRAIKFDIYNLKRGAFVATFFFL; this is encoded by the exons ATGGCAACCTCCATGATTTCCTCCCCCGCCGTGACCACCGTTAGCCGTGCCTCTCCGGCACAGGCTAACATGGTGGCTCCATTCACCGGCCTCAAGTCCCTTGCTGGCTTCCCAGTTACCAGGAAGGCCAACAATGACATCACCTCCGTCGCCAACAACGGTGGAAGAGTGCAATGCATGCAG GTGTGGCCACCAGTTGGCAAGAAGAAGTTCGAGACTCTCTCATACCTGCCAGATCTCACAGACGAACAATTGAGAAAGGAAGTAGATTACCTTCTCAGGAAGGGATGGGTTCCCTGCTTGGAATTCGAATTGGAGGTATCCTT CATGGCTTTGTCTACCGTGAGAATCACAGATCACCCGGATACTATGACGGACGCTACTGGACCATGTGGAAGCTGCCTATGTTCGGCTGCACCGACTCCGGTCAGGTCATCAAGGAGCTTCAGGAGGCCAAGGCAGCCTACCCATCTGCCTTCATCCGTATCATCGGATTCGACAACGTTCGCCAAGTGCAGTGCATCAGTTTCATTGCCTACAAGCCCCCGGGCTATTAAATTTGATATTTACAACTTAAAAAGAGGGGCATTTGTAgccaccttcttcttcctttaa
- the LOC112798257 gene encoding ribulose bisphosphate carboxylase small subunit, chloroplastic 1 isoform X1 encodes MATSMISSPAVTTVSRASPAQANMVAPFTGLKSLAGFPVTRKANNDITSVANNGGRVQCMQVWPPVGKKKFETLSYLPDLTDEQLRKEVDYLLRKGWVPCLEFELEHGFVYRENHRSPGYYDGRYWTMWKLPMFGCTDSGQVIKELQEAKAAYPSAFIRIIGFDNVRQVQCISFIAYKPPGY; translated from the exons ATGGCAACCTCCATGATTTCCTCCCCCGCCGTGACCACCGTTAGCCGTGCCTCTCCGGCACAGGCTAACATGGTGGCTCCATTCACCGGCCTCAAGTCCCTTGCTGGCTTCCCAGTTACCAGGAAGGCCAACAATGACATCACCTCCGTCGCCAACAACGGTGGAAGAGTGCAATGCATGCAG GTGTGGCCACCAGTTGGCAAGAAGAAGTTCGAGACTCTCTCATACCTGCCAGATCTCACAGACGAACAATTGAGAAAGGAAGTAGATTACCTTCTCAGGAAGGGATGGGTTCCCTGCTTGGAATTCGAATTGGAG CATGGCTTTGTCTACCGTGAGAATCACAGATCACCCGGATACTATGACGGACGCTACTGGACCATGTGGAAGCTGCCTATGTTCGGCTGCACCGACTCCGGTCAGGTCATCAAGGAGCTTCAGGAGGCCAAGGCAGCCTACCCATCTGCCTTCATCCGTATCATCGGATTCGACAACGTTCGCCAAGTGCAGTGCATCAGTTTCATTGCCTACAAGCCCCCGGGCTATTAA
- the LOC112798256 gene encoding large ribosomal subunit protein uL2mz, N-terminal part-like, with amino-acid sequence MSSLKRALRQFTFGTGKTAGRNSSGRITSFHRGGGAKRLQRTIDLKRNAAPSSGGIVERIEYDPNRSSSIALVRWTEGVRRRAMPEKALAQPSRKSLQIDNSIEGNNNIRGVFAFNLMLPPQHAGSASRNAFLSAFSPKGKAASASASGSGSESLPLGLPRIAVVASRASFFAPRARGEEKLEVRNWKKNNDVWTHRNKRKAAISWHGIAR; translated from the coding sequence ATGTCGTCGCTGAAGAGAGCGCTTCGCCAGTTCACCTTCGGAACCGGCAAGACCGCCGGACGCAACTCTTCCGGTCGCATAACCTCCTTCCACCGCGGTGGCGGCGCCAAGCGCCTCCAGCGAACCATTGATCTCAAGCGCAACGCCGCACCTTCCTCTGGGGGCATTGTTGAGCGGATCGAGTACGATCCCAATCGCTCCTCCAGCATCGCCCTCGTCCGATGGACCGAAGGAGTCCGCCGCCGTGCCATGCCGGAGAAAGCCCTTGCTCAGCCGTCGCGCAAATCGCTCCAGATCGATAACTCCATCGAAGGCAACAACAACATCCGTGGTGTGTTCGCATTCAATCTGATGCTGCCTCCGCAGCACGCTGGTTCAGCATCGAGGAACGCGTTCTTGTCGGCGTTCTCGCCAAAGGGAAAAGCAGCTTCTGCTTCTGCATCTGGATCTGGATCCGAATCGCTTCCCCTCGGGTTGCCGAGGATTGCGGTGGTTGCGTCGAGAGCATCGTTCTTCGCGCCGCGAGCGAGAGGGGAGGAGAAGCTGGAGGTTCGGAACTGGAAGAAGAACAACGACGTGTGGACGCATAGGAACAAGCGCAAAGCTGCAATTTCTTGGCACGGCATCGCGCGATAG
- the LOC112798258 gene encoding LOB domain-containing protein 41-like, whose protein sequence is MRMSCNGCRVLRKGCSENCSIRPCLQWIKSPESQANATVFLAKFYGRAGLMNLVNAGPEHLRPAIFRSLLYEACGRIVNPIYGSVGLLWSGSWQLCQAAVEAVLKGAPITPITSEAAANGRGPPLKAYDIRHVTKDDSNSALSTHNPSHPLKTRSRKRSHSQPKPKTKPNAQKLTTTATTTTTALLNVDEVVNHSASLDHESSLSHQSELVTAAEGGGESKERESESIVSVETTAEAASVLFRDEPESNRKRVERTDEDRSGLGLDLTLGFEPVSSSARADQVVPVKKRRFDLKDYGEMGLGLECPA, encoded by the exons ATGCGGATGAGCTGTAATGGATGCAGGGTGCTGAGGAAAGGGTGTAGCGAGAATTGCAGCATAAGGCCATGTCTTCAGTGGATAAAGAGCCCAGAGTCACAAGCCAATGCCACCGTCTTCCTGGCCAAGTTCTACGGCCGCGCCGGCCTCATGAACCTCGTCAACGCTGGCCCCGAACACCTTCGTCCAG CCATTTTTCGGTCCTTGCTGTACGAGGCATGCGGGAGGATAGTCAACCCAATCTACGGTTCCGTGGGCCTATTGTGGTCGGGCAGCTGGCAGCTCTGCCAGGCGGCAGTTGAAGCCGTCTTGAAAGGCGCGCCAATCACTCCCATCACCTCCGAAGCTGCCGCCAACGGCCGGGGCCCACCACTCAAAGCATACGACATACGCCACGTCACCAAGGACGACTCTAACTCCGCCCTCTCCACTCACAACCCCAGCCACCCACTCAAGACTCGCTCACGCAAGCGATCACACTCCCAGCCCAAGCCCAAGACCAAGCCCAACGCCCAGAAATTAACGACCACCGCCACTACAACTACCACCGCGTTGCTGAACGTTGACGAGGTCGTCAACCATTCCGCCAGTCTGGATCACGAGTCGTCGCTGAGTCACCAGTCCGAGTTGGTCACCGCCGCGGAAGGAGGAGgagagagcaaagagagagagagtgagagcaTCGTGTCGGTCGAGACTACCGCCGAGGCTGCTTCGGTTCTTTTCCGTGACGAGCCGGAGTCCAACCGGAAGCGCGTTGAGCGAACCGATGAGGACCGAAGCGGGCTTGGTCTAGACCTTACGCTTGGGTTCGAACCGGTTTCTTCTTCGGCACGTGCGGATCAGGTGGTTCCCGTTAAGAAGAGGAGGTTCGATTTGAAGGATTATGGTGAGATGGGGCTTGGGCTTGAATGCCCGGCTTGA